AACATAATTGGAAAGAATACTCATCACAATTTCAATTTGCTGCTCGGTTTCTGTAAACAAATCAAAATTTAAAGCTTCCTTTTTAAAGGTTTTTGCAAACTGTTCTAAACAGGAATTGATAAAATTAGCGCCCATGGCATCTAAGGTCTCAAACGACACATGTAGTTGAAAGTAATTATCAATTTCGGCCGTTCTATCTCTTAATTCAATATCTAAAATGCCGCCTCCACGCTTAGTCATGTTCTTGGTAATCGCCTCCGATTCTTTAAAAAGCTTAGGCTTTACATCTTGAAAAAAGCGTTTCAGTTTTTCGGTATCTCCGTTGTACATAAAATGTACCTGACCAATTTTTGTAGTTGAAATAACCGTGGTTTTAAACCCGCCACGATCCAACCAAAATTTAGCCGCTTTACTCGCAGCAGCAACAACAGAGCTTTCTTCAATAGCCATAGGGATGGTATAAAACTTGTCGTTTATCAAAAAATTAGGTGCAACACCAAGGGGTAAATAGTAATTGGTTATGGTGTTTTCTATAAATTCATCATGAAGCTGTTGCAGCTTATCGTTGGTGTTCCAATATTGTTTTAATATGGATTTGGCGTCCTCGGCATTTGAAAAATAAGTGTCAACAATCCAATCTATTTTTTTTGATTTGGATAGTTTTGAAAAGCCAGAAATTGTTTTACTCATAACCTGTAA
This genomic interval from Tamlana carrageenivorans contains the following:
- a CDS encoding hydroxymethylglutaryl-CoA reductase, degradative, which codes for MQKLLAGTLYLSSKLQVMSKTISGFSKLSKSKKIDWIVDTYFSNAEDAKSILKQYWNTNDKLQQLHDEFIENTITNYYLPLGVAPNFLINDKFYTIPMAIEESSVVAAASKAAKFWLDRGGFKTTVISTTKIGQVHFMYNGDTEKLKRFFQDVKPKLFKESEAITKNMTKRGGGILDIELRDRTAEIDNYFQLHVSFETLDAMGANFINSCLEQFAKTFKKEALNFDLFTETEQQIEIVMSILSNYVPDCLVRAEVSCPVEQLSDHSEISGEAFARKFIQAVNIAEIEPYRAVTHNKGVMNGIDAVVLATGNDFRAIEAGVHAYAARNGRYSSLSHAKIEDGIFKFWMEIPLALGTVGGLTGLHPLVKLSLEMLHKPSAQELMQIVAVAGLAQNFAALRSLTTTGIQQGHMKMHLMNILNQFEANDKEKLKLTAYFKTKTVTHNAVIERLKELRS